Proteins from a genomic interval of Zingiber officinale cultivar Zhangliang chromosome 2A, Zo_v1.1, whole genome shotgun sequence:
- the LOC122041465 gene encoding 3-isopropylmalate dehydratase small subunit 1-like translates to MATTAMAAAAISATPSTVKNSFYACNNHAPFLSSCRPRLSFHHRLSSSPLTLPSLSAPKYSPIHRHCAASASSKVDASIANFHGPCYVLGDNIDTDQIIPAEYLTLVPSKPDEYEKLGSYAFIGLPSAAYSTPFIASGATKTGFPIIIAGANFGCGSSREHAPVALGAAGSRAVIAESYARIFFRNSVATGEIYPVECERVGLWKECTTGDIVTVELGENRLINHTTGKEYKLKPIGDAGPVIEAGGIFAYARKTGMIAAPSN, encoded by the coding sequence ATGGCGACTACGGCGATGGCGGCGGCGGCGATCTCTGCGACACCGTCGACGGTAAAGAATTCCTTCTATGCCTGCAACAACCACGCTCCCTTCCTCTCGTCTTGCCGCCCCCGTCTCTCCTTCCACCATCGCCTTTCCTCTTCTCCCCTAACCCTCCCTTCCCTTTCGGCCCCAAAATACAGCCCCATCCACCGCCACTGCGCCGCTTCTGCCTCCTCTAAGGTCGATGCTTCTATTGCTAATTTCCACGGCCCGTGCTACGTCCTCGGAGATAACATCGACACCGACCAGATCATCCCGGCGGAGTACCTCACCCTCGTCCCCTCCAAGCCCGACGAATACGAGAAGCTCGGATCCTACGCCTTTATCGGCCTCCCATCCGCCGCTTATTCTACTCCTTTTATTGCCTCCGGCGCCACGAAAACTGGCTTCCCCATCATCATCGCCGGGGCTAACTTTGGCTGCGGTTCCTCTCGCGAACACGCCCCCGTTGCCCTCGGCGCTGCAGGCTCCCGGGCCGTCATTGCCGAGTCCTATGCCAGGATCTTCTTCCGTAACTCGGTGGCCACCGGAGAGATCTACCCGGTGGAATGTGAAAGGGTCGGATTGTGGAAGGAGTGCACCACAGGGGATATCGTGACGGTAGAGCTTGGGGAAAATCGGCTGATCAACCATACTACCGGAAAGGAGTACAAGTTGAAGCCGATTGGGGATGCTGGACCGGTTATTGAGGCCGGAGGGATCTTTGCTTATGCAAGGAAGACTGGTATGATTGCTGCGCCATCTAATTGA